The following nucleotide sequence is from Gemmatimonadaceae bacterium.
AGCGTGGTCTTTCGTGAAGCATGGCTACGCGTTCGTGTCCATCGACGCGCGCGGCCGTTATGACTCGGACGGCGATTTCACGCCCAATCGGGGAGATGGCCCGGATGGCAGTGACGTGATGAACTGGATCGCGCGGCAACCGTGGTCCGACGGACGGATCGCAACCTACGGCGGTTCGTACCTGGGCAAGGTGCAGTGGGAAATGGCGAAGCAGAACAATCCGCACCATGTCGCCATCATGTCCTACGTGTCTCCCGCCGACGACTGGAACGACGAATCCCGCTACAACGGCGTGCCCAAGCTCGACCTCATGTACACCTGGATGATGGGTATGTACGGGCGCGTCGGGCATCCAGCCGCCGGCTTCGATTGGGGCAAGTTGATGCGAGGTCTGCCGCTCACATCGCTCGACACCGCCGCCGGACGCGACATGCCGTTCTGGCGACAGCTCATGCTCCATGATCGGCTGGATGCGTTCTGGATGCCGTCGCAGATGACCGGCTCGTACGGCAAGTTCGACATTGCGAGCTTCAATGTGACGGGCTGGTACGAGGGTCAGCTCAAGGGCGCGGTGCAGAACTTCACGAACGCGGTGAAGTACTCCAAGACGCCTGGCGCGCACATGTTGGTCGTCGGCCCCTGGCTCCATGGCGTGAATCGCAATCGCGTCATCGGCGACCGCGATGCAGGCCCGCATGCGATCATCAATCTCGACAGCATTCGGGACGCCTGGCTCGACAGCCGATTGCTCGGCGCACCGAATCCGGATCTGCCGCACGTCTTGTATTTCCTGCCGGTCAAGAACGAGTGGCACAGCGCAGCGTCCTGGCCGGTTCCCGGAACGACATTCACGTCTTTTTATCTCGCGAGCAATGGCAACGCGAACACTCTGCACGGCGACGGGTTGTTAGGCAGCGATGCCGCCGCGCAGCGCGTGCCGTCCGACACGTTCACGTATGATCCCGCGAACCCCACGCCGTCGCTGAGCAGCCGTACCGCGGGCGCGCGCGGCGGTCTGCCGCAAGGTTCCGTCGACAGCCGGAAGAACGAGGAGCGAGGCGACGTACTCGTCTACACTGGAGAGCCGCTGGCCCAAGGCATGGAGGTCACCGGTCCGGTGCGCGCGACGATCTACCTCTCGACGAACGTTGTCGACACGGACATCGCGCTGAAGCTGCTCGACGTGTACCCGGACGGTCGAGCGCACAACCTCACCGAAGGGATCGCGCGCGCGAAATATCGCACCTCGCCCAGCTCACCGGAGCTGATGCGACCCGGGCAAGTCTACAAGATCGACGTGGAGCTCTTCCCGACGAGCAACTGGTTCGAGGCTGGTCACCGGATCCGGCTCGAGGTCGCGAGCAGTGACTTCCCGAACTTCGCTCGCAATCTCAACACGGCCAACTCCGATTCGGGGACAGAGATCAAAGTGGCACACACCACGATCCTGCATTCGCGTCAATACCCGTCGGCGATCGTGTTGCCGGTTGTGGGTGCGGGCCAGACCGTAACGCTGGTGCCGTGACGACGCGTCGACCCCTGAGGATTGGAGCTGCGTTCGCCGCCGCGCTCGTACTCACTGCGGCGGTCGAGCGAGAGACGCATCACGAGTCGGATATCGTGCGTAGGTCGGTGCCGGTCGCGCCGACCTACGACCTCGTGATCGCGAACGCGCGCGTCATCGATCCCGAGACCAAACTCGACGCGACACGAAACGTGGGGATTGCGAAAGGAAAGATCGCGGTGATGTCCAGCGCGCCGCTCGCTGGCCGCACGAGCATCGATGCGCGAGGCCTCGTCCTCGCGCCCGGTTTCATCGATGTGCACGCCCACGGACAGGACGCGGAGAACTATCGCTACTACGCAATGGACGGCGTGACCTCGGCCATGGAGCTCGAGCTCGGGACCGACGACGTCGATGCATGGTATGCCGAGCGGGCGGGGAAGGCGCTCGTGAACTATGGCGTTTCGATCGGGCACATGCGCGTCCGCATGCGCGTGATGAAAGACTCGAGCCGCACGTATGCGAGCGGCGATGCGGCGCACCGGGCGGCGAGCGATTCGGAAATTGCGTTGATACGCGCGCGAATCGTGGATGGTTTGGAGCGTGGTGCGATCGGCGTCGGCTTCGGGCTCTCGTACACTCCCGCGGCATCTCGATGGGAAGTTCTCGAGGGATTTCGCGCAGCCGCTGCCGTGGACGCGCCGGTGTTCGTGCACATGCGGTACATCGGCGAGCAGGAGCCGGCGAGCAGCGTTGACGCGCTCGAGGAAGTACTTGCTGCGGCGGCGGTCTCCGGAGCTTCGCTGCACGTGATGCACGTTCATAGCAGCGGGCTGCGCGCCACGCCACGGCTGCTGCAGATGATTCGTGAGGCACGCGCGCGAGGACTCGATGTCACGACCGAGGCCTACCCATATACGGCCGGGAGCTCGGGAATCGAGTCGGCGCTTTTCGACCCCGGCTGGCAGCAGGCGCTCGGGATCGACTACCACGATATCGAGTGGGCGGCGACGGGCGAGCGCCTAACGGCGAGCACCTTCGCGATCTACCGCAAGCAACATGGCATCGTGATTGTCCATATGATCCCCGAGGACGTCGTCGCCACGGCGATTGCGAGTCCACTCACATTCGTTGCAAGCGATGCCCGGATGCAGAACGGGCATGGCCACCCGCGGAGTGCCGGCACCTTTGCGCGTGTACTCGGCCACGATGTTCGCGAC
It contains:
- a CDS encoding CocE/NonD family hydrolase, with the protein product MTARSVATLFALLSLGASSARAQDTSVIKYPMLVRYNVRVPMRDGVHLSINVFQPRTRTKHATVMILTPYGKDLGNPFEEAWSFVKHGYAFVSIDARGRYDSDGDFTPNRGDGPDGSDVMNWIARQPWSDGRIATYGGSYLGKVQWEMAKQNNPHHVAIMSYVSPADDWNDESRYNGVPKLDLMYTWMMGMYGRVGHPAAGFDWGKLMRGLPLTSLDTAAGRDMPFWRQLMLHDRLDAFWMPSQMTGSYGKFDIASFNVTGWYEGQLKGAVQNFTNAVKYSKTPGAHMLVVGPWLHGVNRNRVIGDRDAGPHAIINLDSIRDAWLDSRLLGAPNPDLPHVLYFLPVKNEWHSAASWPVPGTTFTSFYLASNGNANTLHGDGLLGSDAAAQRVPSDTFTYDPANPTPSLSSRTAGARGGLPQGSVDSRKNEERGDVLVYTGEPLAQGMEVTGPVRATIYLSTNVVDTDIALKLLDVYPDGRAHNLTEGIARAKYRTSPSSPELMRPGQVYKIDVELFPTSNWFEAGHRIRLEVASSDFPNFARNLNTANSDSGTEIKVAHTTILHSRQYPSAIVLPVVGAGQTVTLVP
- a CDS encoding amidohydrolase family protein, which encodes MTTRRPLRIGAAFAAALVLTAAVERETHHESDIVRRSVPVAPTYDLVIANARVIDPETKLDATRNVGIAKGKIAVMSSAPLAGRTSIDARGLVLAPGFIDVHAHGQDAENYRYYAMDGVTSAMELELGTDDVDAWYAERAGKALVNYGVSIGHMRVRMRVMKDSSRTYASGDAAHRAASDSEIALIRARIVDGLERGAIGVGFGLSYTPAASRWEVLEGFRAAAAVDAPVFVHMRYIGEQEPASSVDALEEVLAAAAVSGASLHVMHVHSSGLRATPRLLQMIREARARGLDVTTEAYPYTAGSSGIESALFDPGWQQALGIDYHDIEWAATGERLTASTFAIYRKQHGIVIVHMIPEDVVATAIASPLTFVASDARMQNGHGHPRSAGTFARVLGHDVRDTHTLSLMDALTKMTLMPARRLEHRLPAMRHKGRVQIGADADLVVFDPASVIDRATYAQPAQYSEGFEYVLVGGVPVVWHGKLREDSLPGRPLRAPPAPQRPIGAAALGDSDRGRPTGSDRTQRNGFHRQVGVGGRDATRGAPAQPKQATDRFAHPEGDDAVPNGLLAVSDARGDFLERDSSLTPDLAQDRQHVDVLRRAMPPESRLHDTLPHRRAAAAKDESDLFDRRAAQVERHHPRVPLLAVQSRCARNVGAGGSVGARDDSPCGEGAHPKYLGVRERMRRIVASANDYIRGGKRLRNGDAVTGSAVTVSLAPPLGCRTGRPFRVGQRVRAVECTRERD